The genomic stretch GAGTGGCCGCTGGAAGCCCGTGTGGCCACAAGGAAGGCGGCGACGGGCTCCCTtttcttagttttttttccttccctcccCATCCATGGTGACTGCAACGGGACCTCCCCTCAGGTTGGCTCCTATTGTTCTTCGGCCGAATCCACCCCACTGCGACCTCCACCACCGAATCTGCAGGCTGCCGGGTCTTAGCCGAGCGTCGGGGGCCACGCATGGTGCTACAGAGGCTGCGTGCATGGAGGCACGACGACGATGAGGCCGCGTGCGCGAGTAAGGAATGCTGTAGGAGGTTGTCTAGCGATGCTGATGAGGCTCTGTGCTGGTGGTGGCATGGCGTTCCTGTCGACGCTGGTGGTGAAGTGCGGAAACACCGGCAAAATCCTAGCTGGTTATACTGGCTTCGACAATGGCGACACCCTCGAGCGCCGTTCCCTCATTGTAGGCGTCGTCTTTGTGTTTCCACCCATTCTCTAGCCGACGTCAGATAGGTCTCGCCAAGGCGATGAGCCAGTCTCTAGAAGCCTTGGTTTCGACCACGTGGTATTTCTAGAAGTTCAATGGCAGCAAGGTGAAGGTGAAGTTAATGGAGCGGCTCAGTGGCTGTGTCACTCCTGGTAGCGAAGGATCCTTAGCCTGGAGTCCGGCAACGGAAGAGATGAGGCCCCGTTTGCTTTAACGTGATGTGTCCGAGGAGTGGTTTTTGGTGGTGCAAGTGGTGAGGCCCCAGCACGTTCGAGTTAGCCTTGGAGGGTTTCAGGATCCAGTGCAGTACTTCGGTCAGTTGGTGTGTTCAGTGCTGCAGCGGCACTTCGGCGATGGGTCCTACATGGCAGTGGCCTTTTCGGCATGGTGTGGTGTGCCCTCCTTTTAACTTCTACTAACGTGGGGTCATGATTGGGAGATCGACGATCGCATGGGTGTGACCTGAGGGTGAACGCGGCATGGTGCCAAGCTGGAGGGGGTGTGGTGGCTAGCTACACAGTTTGcagtggccggcggcgatcAGCATTGCATGGTAGTGGCTCGTTCGACATGAGACATCATTGGGAACGATGGCACTTGCAGTGAAGACGACTTATCGACATAATCTTCTGGGTTTTGGCGGTGCAGCGTGGTATGGAGCGTCGTTTTGGGGTTTGTGTCATCCGGGTTGCCAGTCCAACCCGTTATGTGTTGATGGTTGTTGTGAGAATAGTTATAGTTTTTTTATTGCCCAAtttgaatttatttattttttaatataatcagcagctTTCTGCCCggttcattttaaaaaaattggtcTGCATGCAAAACATGAGGATGCGCATGCATTCCAGAAAGACATCGGTTGGGACTGAGCCAATCTCACCAACACCATCCACGGAAAGTCCGCTCTGGAGATCACTCAGATCAGCATAGCCATAGTGAGCTCATCATAGCCATAGTGAGATCAGCATAGCTGTAGTGAAATCATCAAATCTGTCAGCTTCTCATGCGCAGGCGTTTCCGAGAGAAACAGCAGCAAATGACGCTGACCGCAGGCCAGACCGACCAGGTGTTCGGCAGCATCCTACAATCTGTTTGTGATCCGGTGCTCCATGATTTCTGAGAGCCCATGGTTCAGCGGAAGCTAATTCCATCTGATCAAGAACAGAAACTTCAAAATTAGAACTGATGGCACCACAACGTGACAAATGCCGAAAACATATTGAGAAATGAGAACACAGAAACATGGCATTGATACGATGGAGTACAGGAGAACAGCATACAAGAAACGATGACAGAACAAGGCTACAACACCTTATtacacacaaaaaaagaaaacacacaTGCTCTTATTAGGCGCATCAGAAACAACAGGTTCTGATCGCTGCTTTTTCTTCACTTCTCAACCAAATCGGGCCTCGACCGCATCACCCTTCACAGCACCGCAGACAGGGCATGCTGTTGTCTCTGCTGCAGTTCTCGCCACGCTTGATGCTTCATCTCCAGAGCCAGGAGCATCTACGTCATTGGATGAAACATGTGAGTTTGTTTCCTGCTGCACCGGAGGAAGCCTACGGATAAGTGAGTCATTCGTCTCAAGTGCCATCACAGCAAGCTGCTGTGCATTTTCTAGATTCTCTTGCTTCCTCTGCAACTCTATGCGCAAGCCGGCTATCTCTTCATCCTTCTGAACCAGTGCATCAGTTAACAGAAGGTTCAGTAGAGTTGCGTTTTGTATAGAGATTTCCTGCTGCTGTGACACACGAACCTGCTCGTTCtgtttttttgaagaaacaaaTGAAAGAGCACAAGTTAGACAACATCTGTCAAAAACTCAGAACCAAACCGGTGCGCAAAAAGTCACTTACGTAGAGTTGGAGGACCTGATCCAACTGCAGCTGGTACTGCTCAAGGGAGAAGCGAAACGGCGCAGGATTTGTGCCATCCAAAGGAAGGCCATTTGCTTGTTGCCCCTGAGGTTGATCGGCATGTTCAGAATGGCTATTGAGGTTGTCCATTGGAGATACCAGAGACCAGACTGAAAGGTGTGTTCGATACAGTGCGAAGGAGGAACCTTATATAGGAGCGGAGTCGAGGTGCACAATTAATGCCAGTGAATCCAGAAAGATGTATCTCAAATATACTTATTTAATTCGCAGAAGCGTTTCAGAACGTCATCTGTCCGGGTACTCTTGACTCTTACCTGTCTAATATACATCTCCACTGGAGTTTTGTTCAACACAAAGTTGGTCAAACTTACCGTTGATAATTTAATGACGTATGCTCCATAAATCTTGTCGCATTGTATTTAGTAATATATGCATGGCTTTAATCTAATAAATTTGCTACTTATTTGGTAGAGGATTTGTAGCCCAAAGGCTGGCACTTGCTTAAGCCACGGCGCATGCATGTTTGTTCATTGTCTATATAAATAAACATAGGATATATGCTTTGTTTGGTGTCTATTAAACTTAACTAAAGACTGAAGTTTGAAAATGGTTGAGATTGTTAGCATTCATTGGCAAGCATCTAGTGAAGGAATCTTTTCCGAGCCACCCTCATGCTTACCAAAGTGCAAGCTATATCCAGCAATTGAAGCCAAATAAAAGGGCAAAAACTTTCTATAAGTAACCGAAGATGGAACCTAGGTCTTGGCAAATGGAGAAACATAGCTCTTTCAACACATTATCTGGAAGTACATGCAGCGAAATATATATCAACAAAGCCAGAGAAATGCCTCAATTTTATCTTAAGTCACCAGGTAAAGTAAAGAACTGTAGGAACAAGATTTTGTTATGTTTATACACAATGAAAAGAATACTAAGCACTTGTGAAAGACAATTTCTCAAAGTTGTGAGGGATTCGTATGAGCTGAAACTTAGAGAAATTTAAATAGGTCTACAGGAGGGGATGAATGAGCAAAATTATTCACAATAAAAAATCCAGGATGCTGCCTTACaaaaatgtttactgtagctaAATTTTTTTTGGGCATAAATTCACCATATACAGAGTTAACAGATCATAGGGGTGCACAAAGGGCATGTGCATGATATAGTTCAAGTTAAGTTCCTATGGAAAATCACATAAGCACCTTGTGAAGAGACCTTTTCAGCATGGCGCTCTGCACTTCATTGGTTCTAGCACTATCACATAAATCATAACACTAATAATAGCATTATTTGATTAAACAACCCATGGTTCTGGGGTAATAAATAATCCGAACACTACAAATTTGAGAATTAATTATATGGACAAAGTAAAATTGTCTCAATTCTCATTACCTCCAACTCTGTTGCATTCTGTGTACGAAGCAAAGTTGACTTGCGCTCTGATGCCCAGATACATTCCCACATTCCCAACACTACAGTCTTGATATGGATGTCATAGTTTTGGATAAAATTCTTGTTTTAACTATGCCACAAATTCTGCCCGACTGATCCACATGACTGGAAACACAcatacatgaaaaaaaatcagtcaCTGTGGTATGAAGATTCACATAATAATAAGTCAACTGAAAAAAATGGTCCTGAACAAACTATAGTGAAGAACTGTGACCTGTATGTACAACTTCTCCAAACACGGAAAGCATTTCATCAAGCCAATAGCCAAATCCAGCTCAGTAACCCACGAATTGACAGCCAAAATCTTGACACTGTGCAGTACCGTCATCAAGCTAACAGCATTCAATCCCTTTATCAAGCATTGGACAAATTATCAAGCTGTTTGCAAATGCAGATGCTACAAAAATTCTCTGTAAATGAAATTGAAATTAGCAGCCTGGATAAGAGGCAAAATGGCGCGGCTACCTGAAACTCTgtgctgccaaacacaagtCTGGAGAAATTGGACTGACCAACAGAAAAGCATAATATCTCCAGTTAGCAGTTTAGGTGCAGTGACTGCAGACACATTGAGGCCAAAATATTCAGCGTAGAGCAACCTTTCAAGACAAGGGGCATCGTCGATGATAAGTTCCGAAAACCGAAGCTCAGAATCTTGATAGCATTCAGCTCGCACTCCGATGCCCCTTAGGCTGCTGGAGGTGATCCGAGCACAACCAAAGCCAGTGCAATTGCTAAGCAGCAAGCACTCCTCAAGATTGGGCGAGACGGGGCAGCTGGAGATCAAGCCGTGCAGTGAGCCCCTCTGAAATGGTTACCTCTTCAAGTGCGAGCTCCTTGAGCTGGGGaagctggagcgattgggcgaGACCGTCGGGGATGTGGCATTTTCTCAAGGCTGCGACGCGGAGGGTGGCCAAGAAGCGGAGCGTAGACGCCGGAGGCAGGATGAAATCAATCTCCTCAAGATTGTCGAGGGCGGGTGACCAGAGCCAGGCGTCCATAGCGGCGGGGCGGTCCTCGAGGTAGCCCGCAGGAACGCAGAAGCGGCGGCACGGGCCCCAGTGGACGGAGAGGATGCGGGAGACGACGCCGGCGAAGGCCTCCCTATTGGAGGGGAGGTCGCTCTGGTCGAGGTTGAGTGGCGCGAAGCACGAGAGGAGCCGCCACCGCGAGGCGAGGTGCGGGCCCTGTCCGTGGAGGGGAGGAGCGAGATGATGCCGCCGATGATGGCGTCGGGGAGGCCGCTAATGCGGTCGACATCACCGGCTCCTCGTTCCCCTCCAGCACCGGGTGGCGGCGCTGGTTCTTGGCTATGGCTGGTCCTCTTTTTCTTTGCTGCAAGTTCGGGATTGGATGCCTCCATGGCCGTCAttgccggcggcggggactcGTCGGCCTCGAGCTAATCCGATCTCTTCTTCTTAGCACTGGATCCAGTCGCCTCCATTCCGTCGCCGGCTGACGGCGGCTTCGGAGCAGCATGCGCCGCCGCTCtgaggtgtgtgtgtgtgtgaggaGTGCGAGAGTGGGATGGGCTAGATTTTACGGCCCATCTACAACGCGACCCTTATGACAACAGTATACTCCGTATATCAATCAGGCACCATGTGTCGCGCGTGACGTGCCCGAACTGCATTCTTCCCCTTCCATTGGCGCGCCTGCCTGTAACATCTCTATTTTTGGAGCATTTAAAATTTCACTAAAATTTTGAGCCTTTTCCAATTTATCCAACAAGATAATTTATTTTACTTTATTTTAATAGTTTGGAAACATCAAAACCATTTTTTAATTTAAAACCTCTCATAAACTTCACTCATATGTATCATGCATTTGCTTGCTCGTAGACCCTAACTCCATAACGTGCACAATCCTATTTGAACTCGAATtatatttgaattcaaacaaaaCTCCAAACCTTCTCGAAAATATGGACCTCTATTCAAACTTGACCAAATTAAACCTTCTTTCGAAACTCTATCTCGGCCATAGGCCGAAGGCTAAGCCGGCCGaccatcctttttttttatttccatttcTTTCTTGAGGCTACCTCGATCTTACTTTGCCCAACTCACACGCCGGCCTAATTCCCATTCAGCCTATTAttccctcctctttcttttgaatttttttattttatatttttttaataattttgcaaaaataaatagtcgaatgaaaaatttgcagaaatagacctATGCTACCGTACGAAACGATGGTGAAGAAGCATCGCTGGTTGAAATGGCAGTAAGGAACCTACTCCAGCTTACCAACCCTTCCAACCCCGTCCGGCGGGCCGCCCACGGGATGCAGTGGTGCGACGGTCGAGGCTCTCCTGCCGTGTGATTTGGTGGATTTGGCGGGCCGCCGTTTGAATTGGCAGAAGCGGGCCACTTCCGCCAAATGAGCTGGTGGGGCTTCCCCATATAAAGGAGACGCGCGGCACCTCGGGCTCTCTCCCAGTTCATTTTCACGCGCCATGCCAGAGCGAGAACCGAGCGAGCCAGAccgagagaagaggaagggagggagggagaggagaaggaagggaggaaggagaagggaaagaagggaaaggaaggaaggaagggagggagggggaagggAGATTGAGAGTCCGTTCGTCACTTCCTTAGAGGTATTTTTTTGAATCCTCTAGTTTAATTAGTTTAGTTAGTGTAGTGGATAGATATAGTTAGTTTAGTTGGTTTAGTAGTGTAGTTAGTTTAGTTAATGTAGTTTAGTTATTTTTTCTAATCCCATTCACAGTGTAGTTAGCTTACTCAGAttagtggatttagcttagaTATTTAGTTGAcagtaaaattagtttgttgatttatgtagattaatcttagatgaatattatttgcaGTGCTAGGGTTATATTATGTATAGGTATTCAGGATGTAGTTTCAAGGGTAGTtggaattattagatttagttagAACTTTTATTCTTGTCACGTATATTGAACCGCTGTTTAGGGTTACATTAATGTAGTAATATTTTGTAATGGACTATGTTAGTATCATGTATATTGCCCTggtaaaatgaaatgaattagttcgTAAGGTTggtaaaatgaaatgaattagttcgTAAGGTTGGATCGTATATTGAAATGTAGGTGTCATTTGCGTTAATTGATTTAAGTTATTAAGAGTAACTTGCACTATTCGTGTCGTGTGTATTGGCACGCATATCAAAAACTTTATATTTTCAAGTGTTCTATGATCCGAGGGAGGTTAGATACGGTCCAAAAGGGGTAGATTTGAATGGATTTCAATCTTTCTGCAAGTATTTACCAAGCGCAAGAGAAAGGACTGAGGTATATGTAGGTGTCTTTGTAAGAATTTCGgtcttgatagagatcaagtggatgtgtCTGTTAGGGTTGTAGTGAGGAGATGACCTGACATAAATTTTTAGGAGCTGATCCTATTTGAAGGAGCCCAGAACTACTGGGCTTATGTAAATGGTTGCACGAAGTGCGGTTTACCGCTCATATTGTATGTTCAAGTGTTCACGAAGGCTGGGTCTAGCagtcagatggaagaagatgtgAGAGGTGCTGAAGTTGAAGTCGAGGAAGGTGTGGAGAGTACTGATGGGCAAAATGAAGAAGTTAATGAAGAGGGGGCAAAAGagggagatgcagaggatgatgttGCAACCCGCGAGCCAAATGGgaaggctgatgagggggaagacatgcctgagttagttgagcaggtgaagagggaaggagaagaggccaatggtgccatggatgatgactcatcGGATGAGAAAGATGCTTACCCTATCCAGCAGAAAACTTATGACCATTCCGCTCTACAGGTCAACGTAGGGGAAAATATCCCTTaggagtacagggagaatgaggtttgCGTGGGTGCTATGTACCACAGTGGGGATGAGGTGAGGGCAGCTGTGAAGTGATGGTCCACTTGATCTTTGCAGCGTCAGTCCagggtggtgaagagcaacccGACGGTGTATGATGTGTGCTGTGTGAGAAGCAATTGCCCGTTTAGGGTGCACGCATACATGGGGAAGTGGAAAAATTACTGGGAGGTGATtagagtggttgagcaccaatgcttactggatgaattggaaggaacacaccgcaagctcactgctgattttgttgctcaatacatgtatcctcacaTAGTGAAGAATCCCAGCTTCGAGCCCAAGTTGATTGTTTGTGTCATAGATGAGAAGTTCAAGACAAGATTAGCTACAACAAAGCCTACCGAGCCAAGTAGAAGGCgctggagatgaagtggggtatgTACGAAGCATCGTATGACAACCTCTCTCTCCTATTGCACACCATATACTAAAGGAACCCAGGAAGCTACTACGACCTAAAAGCCTATCCATGTGCTCAGTTTCTAGGCAAACAGGTCCTACAGCGATCATTCCTTGCattgggtccttgcattgaggcttttcagTGATGTCGCctagtcatttgcattgatggcacatttttgTCTGGAAGGTACAAGGCACAATCTTGATAGCTATTGGGTTCGATGGTAATAATCAGGTGTTGCCACTGGCGATCACctttgtggagaaggagtctggagatagctggTATTGGTTTCTGGAGAGGGTGAAGCAGATGATTATGAAGGACATAGAGGGTGTTTGTCTAATTCATGATTGGCACAAAggcattctacaagcaatcAAAAACTACAGAATGGAAGTGTGTAGCGTTTCAGGGTGCCGATatggccggacttgaagagtaggtggtgcatgaggcacatGGGTGCAAACTTCCATAGTCAATTCAAGAACAAGTCCCTTATGAAAATGTTCAAGCGGCTATGCAGCCAGAATCAGGAGAGGAAATTCAACCTGCTATGGAAGAAACTTGATAAGCTTACAAAGAAATAGTTCGAAGATCTAGGCAAGAGGCTGGTAAACAGCGTGGCCAACCACCCTGTGTCTCTGGAGGATGTCAGACTTGATGGTCCGAATGTCAAGTGAAGACGGGGAAGGTCCATGAAGAtcttctcacagtggattgagcatgagtcgaaggaaaagtgggcattac from Setaria italica strain Yugu1 chromosome II, Setaria_italica_v2.0, whole genome shotgun sequence encodes the following:
- the LOC101754794 gene encoding uncharacterized protein LOC101754794 isoform X1; translation: MYLGIRAQVNFASYTECNRVGGSSFALYRTHLSVWSLVSPMDNLNSHSEHADQPQGQQANGLPLDGTNPAPFRFSLEQYQLQLDQVLQLYNEQVRVSQQQEISIQNATLLNLLLTDALVQKDEEIAGLRIELQRKQENLENAQQLAVMALETNDSLIRRLPPVQQETNSHVSSNDVDAPGSGDEASSVARTAAETTACPVCGAVKGDAVEARFG
- the LOC101754794 gene encoding uncharacterized protein LOC101754794 isoform X2, whose amino-acid sequence is MWECIWASERKSTLLRTQNATELEGQQANGLPLDGTNPAPFRFSLEQYQLQLDQVLQLYNEQVRVSQQQEISIQNATLLNLLLTDALVQKDEEIAGLRIELQRKQENLENAQQLAVMALETNDSLIRRLPPVQQETNSHVSSNDVDAPGSGDEASSVARTAAETTACPVCGAVKGDAVEARFG